The following proteins are encoded in a genomic region of Dehalococcoidia bacterium:
- a CDS encoding class I SAM-dependent methyltransferase encodes MEIAEYEKMYHFEEKYWWWIGKRELIKGIIDKFILKLDSGAILDVGCGTGMNLKYLEDYGAVIGLDSSKEALDFCKIRGDKNLILGDAERLPFEDDAFDLITALDLLEHIDDDKALKGFHRVLKPNSPLVLTVPAWSFLWSRHDEALHHKRRYSKGHLRDIMEANGFLIEKLSYWNFFLFLPIVAMRLMKRRSINQKVETDVEELPATINRLLTFILRTESYLIPHVNLPIGISLMCIGKTMK; translated from the coding sequence ATGGAAATAGCAGAATACGAGAAGATGTATCACTTTGAGGAGAAATACTGGTGGTGGATTGGAAAGCGGGAACTTATCAAAGGAATTATAGATAAATTTATATTGAAGTTGGATTCTGGAGCGATTTTAGATGTCGGATGTGGCACAGGGATGAATTTGAAGTATTTGGAGGACTATGGGGCAGTTATTGGCTTAGACTCATCCAAGGAAGCCCTCGATTTCTGTAAAATACGTGGCGATAAGAATCTCATCCTAGGAGATGCCGAAAGGCTGCCTTTCGAAGATGATGCGTTTGATTTGATAACCGCACTTGATCTTCTAGAACATATAGACGATGACAAGGCTTTAAAAGGATTCCATAGGGTTCTAAAACCTAATAGTCCTCTTGTGTTAACTGTTCCAGCCTGGAGTTTTCTTTGGAGTAGACACGATGAGGCATTGCATCATAAAAGGAGATACAGCAAAGGTCACTTGAGAGATATTATGGAAGCCAATGGATTTCTTATTGAAAAGCTTAGTTATTGGAACTTCTTCTTATTCCTTCCTATAGTGGCAATGCGATTGATGAAAAGAAGGAGCATAAATCAAAAGGTAGAAACGGATGTTGAGGAATTGCCAGCTACTATAAATAGGCTTCTCACGTTCATTTTGAGGACTGAATCATACCTTATCCCCCATGTGAATCTGCCTATAGGCATAAGTCTTATGTGTATAGGAAAGACGATGAAATGA
- a CDS encoding lysylphosphatidylglycerol synthase transmembrane domain-containing protein has protein sequence MLKNRRFWIGLVITLVFLFLFIFEVRDDIGEMGRALGEANYLFLLPGILIYYLGIYFRAVRWRFLLKPLGSFSSIRLFPLIVVGMLVNNVLPARLGIVARAYILGEKENISKMAVGGTMVVEQISDGVILILFAAIISFFIPLEGLLQQVIYITSGLFIGALVLCLVLVFSPRLARAAINVVLRFLPKRLRERTERWLLLLIEGLGIMRSPGQLLIVFMLAALVWLSEAGLFYMLDFAFDLGLPFYVYLLAMSVANLAWVLLMTQGGLGPFDFALQQTLIAFGITVGVASSYTLVLHALILMLTIPLGFVFLWMENLSLSKVIGERQKLTKKQGAMEGDL, from the coding sequence TTGCTCAAGAACCGCCGTTTCTGGATTGGTCTGGTAATTACCCTTGTTTTCCTGTTCCTCTTTATCTTTGAAGTACGCGATGACATCGGCGAGATGGGGCGGGCACTTGGCGAGGCGAATTATCTCTTTCTACTACCCGGAATATTAATATATTATTTAGGTATTTATTTTCGCGCAGTGCGCTGGCGCTTCCTCTTGAAACCGCTGGGGAGTTTCTCCTCCATACGACTCTTTCCGCTTATCGTGGTCGGCATGCTGGTAAACAACGTCCTGCCTGCACGTCTGGGTATAGTTGCTCGAGCCTATATACTCGGGGAGAAAGAGAACATAAGCAAGATGGCCGTTGGAGGCACCATGGTGGTGGAGCAGATATCAGATGGGGTGATACTTATCCTCTTTGCGGCAATAATTTCCTTTTTTATTCCTTTAGAGGGCTTACTCCAGCAGGTCATTTATATTACGTCCGGTCTCTTTATAGGGGCGCTAGTGTTGTGCCTTGTCTTAGTTTTCTCACCAAGGCTCGCTCGAGCGGCAATCAATGTGGTACTGCGCTTCCTACCCAAGCGGTTGCGGGAGAGGACAGAGCGGTGGTTGCTCCTTCTTATCGAAGGATTGGGGATAATGCGTAGCCCGGGTCAACTCCTCATTGTATTTATGTTGGCCGCGCTGGTCTGGCTTAGTGAGGCGGGATTGTTTTACATGTTGGATTTTGCCTTCGATTTGGGGTTACCCTTCTATGTCTATCTACTGGCTATGTCAGTTGCCAACCTGGCTTGGGTGCTGCTTATGACTCAAGGCGGCTTGGGGCCGTTCGATTTCGCCTTGCAGCAAACCCTGATAGCCTTTGGTATCACTGTTGGTGTTGCTAGCTCTTACACACTCGTGTTGCATGCTCTCATACTAATGCTTACGATTCCGCTCGGGTTCGTATTCCTATGGATGGAGAATCTCTCACTGTCTAAGGTTATCGGAGAGCGGCAGAAATTGACAAAGAAGCAAGGCGCTATGGAAGGCGATCTATGA
- a CDS encoding dolichyl-phosphate beta-glucosyltransferase, producing the protein MASDTYLSVVFPAYNEEARIETVLSTYCDHFANQQIVVVCNGCTDTTPAIVNRLCLKYSQIKTLCFEKKLGKGGAIIEGFKAAEGDRIGFVDADESVEPDDVMRMFDALSKSNVDGLIASRRLKESRILIKQPWKRRAGSIVFNILVRMMFNLDYRDTQCGAKVFTRVAIKNVLDSLITTGFEFDVELLWKLKNRGYKVIEFPITWKHSEGSTFHLSNAPKMFLGLLLLKVRRWK; encoded by the coding sequence ATGGCAAGTGACACATACTTATCAGTTGTTTTTCCCGCTTACAATGAGGAAGCCAGAATTGAGACTGTTTTATCAACTTATTGTGATCACTTTGCAAATCAACAGATAGTAGTTGTGTGTAATGGATGTACAGATACCACACCAGCCATTGTCAATAGATTGTGTTTGAAATACTCGCAGATTAAGACCCTGTGTTTTGAGAAAAAACTGGGGAAGGGAGGTGCAATAATTGAGGGTTTTAAAGCAGCAGAGGGGGATAGAATCGGATTTGTCGATGCTGACGAATCTGTGGAACCAGATGACGTAATGAGGATGTTCGATGCTCTATCAAAATCAAATGTTGATGGTTTGATTGCATCGCGAAGATTAAAGGAATCAAGAATACTGATTAAGCAACCTTGGAAAAGAAGGGCTGGAAGCATAGTCTTTAATATACTTGTCAGAATGATGTTCAATCTAGATTATAGAGATACACAATGCGGCGCCAAGGTTTTTACGAGAGTGGCGATAAAGAACGTTTTGGATTCGTTGATTACAACAGGATTTGAGTTTGACGTTGAACTACTTTGGAAACTAAAAAATAGAGGCTATAAGGTTATAGAGTTTCCTATTACATGGAAGCATTCAGAAGGCTCGACTTTTCATCTATCCAATGCTCCTAAGATGTTCTTGGGGCTGTTGCTATTGAAGGTGAGAAGATGGAAATAG